From one Trueperella pyogenes genomic stretch:
- a CDS encoding acetyl/propionyl/methylcrotonyl-CoA carboxylase subunit alpha, with amino-acid sequence MKILIANRSEIALRIIRTANDLGIETVVGYADDDYDAPFTHLAGQAYALGGSSYAETYMDGAKLVDLAKRTGAHAVHPGYGFLSENAEFAQAVQEAGLTWIGPAPTTLRELGNKISARQLAERAGVQAVPGISEAICGRGEVEEFVARWGYPIVTKKADGGGGRGITIIRNHADLDHFFLAVGEDLDGIFVEKFLESARHIETQCMRDSHGNFAVVSTRDCSVQRRNQKLIEEAPATGLSASQEQTLVAWSKALFDGAHFEGLGTCEFLVDGDDVFFLEVNPRLQVEHTVSEEVTGLDLVAEQIRIASGEPISAVPSPTGHSIEFRITCEDPARDMQPSEGTVTQLQWPLGHGVRIETGIAVGDVVTSAFDSMLAKIIITGPNRQAAIARSARALSELRIAGIATPAALYRDVLDDAVFRAGSFSTRWFEETLLPSWKDASSTAGLHASPLPGHIAPAAVERETFTIEIDGRMAELTVPKGLFAGASASPTLRPQPLRRVARSRAATVTECATGDVRSPIQAIVVRVVTQPLAAVTEGDLLVVLESMKMESYVYAPIDGVVESIAVEQGTNVAAGAPLLTITPNQPDAEGKE; translated from the coding sequence ATGAAAATTCTCATTGCCAATCGCTCCGAAATAGCTCTACGCATCATCCGCACAGCCAACGATCTGGGAATAGAGACGGTCGTCGGCTACGCAGACGACGATTACGACGCGCCGTTCACCCACCTTGCCGGGCAAGCCTACGCACTTGGCGGCTCAAGCTATGCCGAGACGTACATGGACGGTGCCAAACTCGTCGACCTGGCCAAGCGCACGGGCGCACACGCCGTCCACCCCGGTTACGGATTCCTCTCAGAGAACGCCGAATTCGCCCAGGCAGTCCAGGAAGCGGGACTCACGTGGATCGGCCCTGCTCCGACGACGCTGCGCGAGCTCGGCAACAAAATCAGCGCACGCCAACTTGCCGAACGCGCAGGCGTCCAGGCCGTTCCCGGCATCTCCGAAGCGATCTGCGGGCGCGGCGAGGTCGAGGAATTCGTGGCGCGTTGGGGCTACCCGATTGTGACCAAGAAGGCGGACGGCGGCGGCGGACGCGGTATCACTATCATTCGTAACCACGCCGACCTCGATCATTTCTTCCTCGCTGTGGGGGAGGACCTCGATGGCATCTTCGTCGAGAAATTCCTCGAAAGCGCCCGCCACATCGAAACTCAGTGCATGCGCGACTCTCACGGAAACTTCGCAGTGGTCTCCACGCGTGACTGTTCCGTCCAGCGCCGCAACCAAAAGCTCATTGAAGAGGCCCCCGCGACCGGCCTGAGCGCCAGCCAGGAGCAAACGCTGGTGGCATGGTCAAAAGCGCTCTTCGACGGCGCACACTTCGAGGGTCTGGGCACGTGTGAATTCCTCGTCGACGGCGATGACGTGTTCTTTTTGGAGGTCAACCCGCGCCTCCAGGTGGAACACACCGTCTCTGAGGAGGTCACCGGCTTGGATCTGGTCGCCGAGCAGATTCGTATCGCGAGCGGAGAGCCCATCAGCGCTGTCCCGTCCCCGACCGGGCACTCCATAGAATTCCGCATCACCTGCGAGGATCCTGCGCGCGACATGCAGCCCTCGGAGGGCACGGTCACCCAGCTTCAGTGGCCGCTTGGCCACGGCGTGCGTATCGAGACGGGCATCGCCGTCGGCGACGTCGTCACCTCCGCCTTCGACTCGATGCTCGCCAAGATTATCATCACCGGCCCGAACCGTCAGGCGGCTATCGCCCGATCCGCGCGTGCGCTGAGCGAACTGCGCATCGCCGGCATCGCAACCCCGGCCGCGCTCTACCGCGACGTGCTCGACGACGCCGTCTTCCGCGCCGGGTCCTTCTCCACCCGCTGGTTTGAAGAGACGTTGTTGCCGAGCTGGAAAGATGCCTCTTCTACCGCTGGCCTCCACGCGAGTCCGCTGCCCGGCCATATAGCCCCCGCTGCAGTTGAACGCGAGACGTTCACAATCGAGATCGACGGGCGGATGGCCGAGCTGACCGTCCCGAAGGGATTGTTTGCAGGAGCAAGCGCCTCGCCCACGCTTCGCCCACAACCCCTGCGCCGTGTCGCGCGCTCGCGGGCGGCCACCGTCACAGAGTGTGCCACCGGAGACGTACGTTCTCCGATCCAGGCGATTGTGGTGCGAGTGGTGACACAGCCGTTAGCAGCGGTGACCGAGGGCGACCTCCTGGTCGTTCTGGAGTCCATGAAGATGGAGAGCTACGTGTATGCGCCGATCGACGGCGTCGTGGAGTCGATCGCAGTGGAGCAGGGTACGAACGTCGCCGCGGGAGCACCTCTGTTGACGATCACGCCGAATCAGCCCGACGCGGAAGGGAAGGAGTAA
- a CDS encoding acyl-CoA carboxylase subunit beta: protein MSSHITPVNESLTIDTTSRDVDRDSFIAYQDSLSERAEEKARARQHAKSKMTARERIAELLDADSFTEIGQFVGGNIAQGFAGAAVVCGLGTISGRRVAVYAQDFSVQGGTLGEAEGDKIIATIDKALGLRIPVVGIMDSGGARIQEGVVALGQYGRIFKKTCAASGVIPQISLILGPCAGGAVYSPALTDFIIMTRDNSHMFVTGPDVVRATTGEDVSFADLGGAQVHNFQSGVAHYLAEDEYDAIDYTRTLLTYLPANCDEAAPSYDYVAEPGAQSVDVGRLVPESTKVPYDVVDVIDSVVDYGEFVQIQEFFARNIVVGFACIEGRSVGIVANQPLYDAGTLDVDASEKAARFVQFCDAFKIPVVTLVDVPGYRPGTKQEQAGIIRRGAKLIWAYATASVPLVTVILRKAYGGAYIVMGSKSLGGDLVYAWPGAEIAVLGADGAVSIIHRRELKAAEASGTAGEVFRELSEQYTKDNVNPYLSVARGELDGIIAPCRTRHVIASSLDALQSKSTVLFGPARHGNMPM from the coding sequence ATGTCCTCGCACATTACACCGGTCAACGAATCCTTGACGATTGACACCACGTCCCGCGATGTGGATCGCGACAGCTTCATCGCATACCAGGACTCACTATCCGAGCGCGCGGAAGAAAAAGCGCGAGCCCGCCAGCACGCCAAATCCAAGATGACCGCCCGGGAAAGAATTGCCGAGCTTCTCGATGCGGATTCCTTCACCGAGATTGGCCAATTTGTAGGCGGTAATATTGCGCAGGGTTTTGCGGGCGCTGCGGTCGTGTGCGGTCTGGGGACGATCAGCGGCCGCCGCGTGGCCGTGTACGCGCAAGATTTCTCCGTGCAAGGCGGCACGCTCGGCGAGGCCGAGGGTGACAAGATCATCGCCACGATAGACAAGGCCCTCGGGCTGCGCATCCCGGTCGTCGGGATCATGGACTCGGGCGGAGCGCGCATCCAAGAAGGCGTCGTGGCACTCGGCCAATACGGGCGGATCTTCAAAAAGACGTGTGCGGCCTCGGGGGTGATTCCGCAGATATCCCTCATTCTCGGGCCTTGCGCCGGAGGCGCTGTGTATTCACCCGCGCTGACCGACTTCATCATCATGACCCGCGATAACTCGCACATGTTCGTCACCGGCCCGGACGTCGTCCGCGCGACGACGGGCGAAGACGTGTCCTTTGCGGACCTGGGCGGGGCCCAGGTACACAACTTCCAGTCGGGCGTCGCCCACTACCTGGCAGAAGACGAATATGACGCCATCGACTACACGCGCACGCTGCTCACCTACCTGCCTGCTAACTGCGACGAGGCAGCCCCCTCGTACGACTACGTGGCCGAGCCGGGAGCACAAAGCGTCGATGTAGGCCGCCTCGTCCCGGAATCGACCAAGGTGCCCTACGACGTCGTCGACGTGATCGACTCCGTCGTGGACTACGGCGAATTCGTCCAGATTCAGGAATTCTTTGCGCGCAACATCGTGGTGGGCTTCGCCTGCATCGAGGGCCGGTCCGTGGGGATCGTCGCCAACCAGCCGCTTTACGACGCCGGCACGCTCGATGTCGACGCTTCGGAGAAGGCGGCTCGCTTCGTGCAGTTTTGTGACGCGTTCAAGATTCCGGTGGTCACGCTCGTCGACGTGCCAGGCTACCGTCCGGGCACCAAGCAGGAGCAGGCCGGGATTATTCGCCGCGGCGCAAAGCTGATATGGGCGTATGCCACCGCCTCGGTTCCGCTGGTGACGGTGATCCTGCGCAAAGCCTACGGCGGGGCCTACATCGTCATGGGCTCAAAATCCTTGGGCGGTGACCTTGTGTATGCGTGGCCGGGCGCAGAGATAGCAGTGCTCGGTGCTGATGGTGCGGTGTCGATTATCCACCGTCGTGAGCTGAAGGCTGCGGAAGCGAGTGGCACCGCCGGCGAGGTCTTTAGAGAGCTCTCGGAGCAGTACACGAAAGACAACGTCAATCCCTACCTGTCGGTCGCACGCGGAGAGCTCGATGGCATCATCGCTCCGTGCCGTACCCGCCACGTGATCGCTTCTTCGCTCGACGCTCTCCAGTCCAAATCCACAGTTCTTTTCGGCCCTGCGCGCCACGGCAACATGCCGATGTAG